In a genomic window of Aricia agestis chromosome 2, ilAriAges1.1, whole genome shotgun sequence:
- the LOC121739967 gene encoding histidine-rich glycoprotein-like: MRSVVAIGLLCLAAACARELGEEEKDLVAAASGKSHHHEEGGGKEHHGHHHHEHGEKGHKGHKGHHHHHKGEHGDHGKHHHAGHHHEHGGGHKKHWDEHDHHGHHHEKGHHHKGGKHGHHEHHDKGEKTDGYHKKYHKDHFHKDHHFYDDHHKEGKHHKHGDHHGHHHKHGGGHKKGGHHESGHHDHHHGKKGHHDKHHYDEDHHGHKGHHGHEEHHHHHHDHGKKGGHHDHKDWGFHHGKH; the protein is encoded by the coding sequence ATGAGGTCGGTTGTGGCTATCGGTCTGCTATGCCTAGCGGCGGCGTGCGCCAGGGAGTTGGGTGAGGAGGAGAAGGACCTGGTCGCGGCGGCCAGCGGCAAGTCCCATCACCACGAGGAAGGAGGTGGCAAGGAGCACCACGGCCATCATCACCACGAGCACGGTGAAAAGGGCCACAAGGGGCACAAGGGACACCACCATCACCACAAGGGCGAGCACGGTGATCACGGCAAACATCATCACGCCGGTCATCACCACGAGCACGGTGGCGGACACAAGAAGCACTGGGACGAGCACGACCACCACGGCCATCACCACGAGAAAGGCCACCATCACAAGGGAGGCAAACACGGGCACCACGAGCACCACGACAAGGGAGAGAAGACCGACGGCTACCACAAGAAGTACCACAAGGACCACTTCCACAAGGACCATCACTTCTACGACGATCACCACAAGGAGGGCAAGCACCACAAGCACGGGGACCACCACGGTCATCATCACAAACACGGGGGCGGTCACAAGAAGGGCGGACATCACGAGAGCGGCCACCACGATCATCATCACGGCAAGAAGGGTCATCACGACAAGCACCACTACGACGAGGATCACCACGGCCACAAAGGTCATCACGGTCACGAggagcatcatcatcatcatcacgacCATGGCAAGAAGGGCGGCCATCACGATCACAAAGACTGGGGCTTCCATCATGGAAAGCATTGA